A stretch of Lepisosteus oculatus isolate fLepOcu1 chromosome 11, fLepOcu1.hap2, whole genome shotgun sequence DNA encodes these proteins:
- the LOC138241769 gene encoding uncharacterized protein produces the protein MDHPKIFTPKILYQREDFSECRPAFPLPQDVLIPSCCSAFDPYPSSPRSLCSPPGMSMPFQHSVDNAESCSERCSPAPFPGLNGSCSLHPNDTHFIPVLPSSPSAPPIPGALSSYPDPLVPPIMEGERSPQSLNLDEDSWIVICLGNSEELELVPSHAEPMEMTPCFLPTAQFSSWGSPSFWSALEGTNPPWSPGLHQEETGAMSQDTLGFSQPPLETRCMSGPEDGLALGIRLLESGSALFSRERPLAFCWDGAIQPFADTDTNLSPSRGLKEEPREAESLASSVELDPDYPGSEHLAASFIRSHSFREDAAGGTLYRCSCCFQQRGSLASLQVHLEHSWIHGLPCGSLYRQLYELPATGRAPGLRPQGLAAGKRRAGRGEEASCKRRRLSTERASSSQSEDTPPRRRVVRRSRAEREMARLRREKFLTSSTGSVQRMP, from the exons ATGGATCACCCCAAAATCTTCACTCCAAAAATCCTTTACCAAAGGGAGGATTTCTCAG AGTGTCGACCTGCATTCCCGTTGCCACAAGACGTCCTGATACCAAGCTGTTGTTCAGCCTTTGATCCCTATCCTAGCAGCCCCAGAAGCCTATGTTCACCCCCTGGGATGTCTATGCCATTCCAGCACAGTGTCGATAACGCTGAGAGCTGCTCTGAGCGCTGCAGTCCTGCCCCCTTCCCAGGCCTGAATGGATCATGCTCTCTTCATCCGAACGACACCCACTTCATCCCCGTTCTGCCTTCTTCCCCTTCCGCCCCACCTATCCCAGGAGCCCTTTCCAGCTACCCAGATCCCCTGGTCCCCCCGATcatggagggagagaggagcccCCAAAGCCTGAACCTGGATGAGGATTCCTGGATAGTCATCTGTCTGGGTAACTCTGAGGAGCTGGAGCTTGTGCCTTCCCATGCCGAGCCCATGGAGATGACACCCTGCTTCCTGCCCACGGCCCAGTTCAGCTCCTGGGGCAGCCCTTCTTTCTGGAGTGCGCTGGAGGGTACAAATCCGCCCTGGAGTCCAGGCCTCCATCAGGAAGAAACAGGAGCTATGTCCCAGGATACACTTGGATTCTCCCAGCCTCCCCTTGAGACCCGCTGCATGAGTGGCCCCGAGGATGGCCTAGCTCTGGGCATACGCCTGCTGGAGAGCGGCTCGGCCCTCTTCAGCCGGGAGAGGCCTCTCGCCTTCTGCTGGGACGGTGCCATCCAGCCTTTCGCAGACACGGACACGAATCTCTCTCCCTCGCGTGGCCTCAAGGAAGAGCCCCGGGAGGCTGAGTCTCTAGCCAGCAGCGTGGAGCTGGATCCTGATTATCCCGGCTCAGAGCATCTCGCTGCCTCCTTCATTCGGTCCCACTCGTTCAGAGAAGACGCGGCTGGCGGGAccttgtacagatgcagctgcTGCTTCCAGCAGCGGGGAAGCCTGGCTTCCCTGCAGGTGCATCTGGAACACAGCTGGATACACGGCCTCCCGTGTGGCTCTCTCTACAGGCAGCTCTATGAACTCCCCGCGACCGGCCGAGCTCCGGGGCTCCGCCCCCAAGGACTGGCGGCCGGGAAGCGCAGAGCAGGCAGAGGTGAAGAAGCCTCCTGCAAAAGAAGGAGGCTGAGCACAGAGAGGGCCTCCAGCTCCCAGAGCGAGGACACCCCCCCGAGGAGGAGAGTGGTGAGGAGGAGCAGAGCCGAGAGGGAGATGGCCAGATTGAGGCGGGAGAAATTCCTGACCAGTTCTACCGGATCTGTCCAAAGAATGCCCTAA